A portion of the Actinomycetota bacterium genome contains these proteins:
- a CDS encoding cupin domain-containing protein produces MKYVVNVQSMTPDLDPRSLRERVKNRDKVVLRDTYYLINPEDKGCESRRLTLGHTTIYPTGTTTGHSHDDMEEVYYVVMGEGTMVVDKDEYEIKPGDALYVPPGVFHTTKQTGNLPLVVVWVTCKID; encoded by the coding sequence ATGAAATATGTAGTAAATGTACAATCAATGACTCCTGATCTGGATCCCAGATCACTGAGGGAAAGAGTCAAAAACAGAGATAAAGTAGTTCTGAGAGACACTTATTATCTTATTAATCCTGAAGATAAAGGATGCGAATCAAGAAGGCTTACCCTGGGGCATACGACTATATATCCTACCGGAACAACGACCGGCCATTCTCATGACGACATGGAGGAAGTTTATTATGTTGTAATGGGCGAAGGCACAATGGTTGTAGATAAAGATGAATATGAAATAAAGCCGGGAGACGCACTTTATGTACCGCCCGGAGTTTTTCATACAACAAAACAAACCGGAAACCTGCCTCTTGTAGTTGTCTGGGTTACCTGCAAAATAGACTGA